CGATTAATTAGCATTTCAACCGGAATTTTTGATGAGATTGATCATTGAGATCTCTTCATTTTCACGAGAAATTTCGGTTTAAGTTTttgagaataaatattttttattgaaagcGGCCTTGTAATGAGCTAATTTAAATGCAATCAACGTTCAAGGAAAATATTGAacatcaaataattattttttttaaaaagaaaatcaaaatataaaaaaaacataacaataaGAGTATATTAAAATTATGCGTGAAACATATGCTCTCAAATTTTGTGAATTGACAAAgaatataggataaatactattCGAAATTTACCTTCTAATTTTTgctcaaaatatttcatttttgctCTTTCTTTAACTAATAATTAAGTCCACAACCCTATTATGTTCCTAGTAGTAGGCATGGATATATATTAATTGGTCCCTAGCTACTAACATCTGCAtcaattatctaaaaataatttttactctATCAAATCACCACGTAAATATAAAATAACTGTAACTAACcattcataataaataaaattagtaaaTAATTTACTATAACAAGTTGAATACCATGacaacatgaaaaataatttgatgaattttttgtgAATGTTAACATCTCacttaattttatcttatttccaTTTTTGGaaaattatcttaaattaactGCTTTAGCTAAAAGTAGTATTTTGGATGTTCTTCCCTACATAAATACTTATGATTTGGACTTACTATTATAGTATTAATTTGAattaagttattattattttattcacttaATTAAACTTACAAATAGAACATTTCTCGTGACTTTggttttttcatgaaatttccaACATTAACAATACTCCTCTTTTGTTTATAAATAAAGTCCTTTATCCCTCTGAACtgataaaatcatcaaattaagaATTCAATACTATTTatactcttcttcttttttctccaaactcaccaaaaaaaaaaaaaattgttgatcatatttttaacttattttttcttaTCTGAATATCAAAATGGATTTAAGAGAAATTGGAGCTACACTTCCTCCTGGATTTAAATTTTGTCCCAGTGATGAAGAATTAATTTGTCATTATCTCTACAATAAAATTGCTAATGAAAAGGGATTAGTTCTTAATGGTAGTTTAGTGGAAATTGATCTTCACACTTGTGAGCCATGGCAACTTCCTGGTATGTTTActaattttctcttcttcttatttctctAAGTAATTATATActacttttaaaaaaatgtaaCTTTCTGATAGAAATTTCCAATAGCATATgtcatctatcatttggtttttAAAATGTATTCTATTTCTGCAAGATTACTAGTAAGATAACaagtttaaaattaaagaatttccAAATATAAAAAcatgtcattctttttaaaacaaattatttaaacaaaataaGTTGCATGTAAAATAGAATTGAGGGGGTATTTTTGTGTTTgtctttaataatttttttcgcagggtataaatttatatttttgcattataATATCTCACTAATTATGTCCGCATGCCTAAAGAACTTATGGTTAGACATAAGTTCAATTGCTAAGGCCAAAATTAAAGACAAGAAGTTAAAGATCAACCTAAtgatttgcaatttttttttatatagcaaatataatattataagttccatttctttttcttcttctttaattgtGGTCTACTTTATATGATTTGTACTAATTGTATGTTATATTCTTGATAATGAATGTTGTTAATTAATTAGAGGTGGCAAAGCTCAACTCTAGTGAATGGTACTTCTTCAGCTTTCGAGATCGAAAGTACGCTACGGGTTTTCGGGCGAACCGGGCCACAATTTCGGGTTATTGGAAAGCTACGGGTAAGGATCGAACAGTGCTCGATCCTCGAACCCGTAATATAGTAGGGATGAGAAAAACTTTGGTGTTTTACAAAAATAGAGCTCCTAATGGCATTAAAACTGACTGGATCATGCATGAATTTCGAATCCAAAATCCTCAAGTACCTCTTAAGGTAAGAATTTAATTAATGATCATATAAAGACATTCTTATATTATAGTTTAATTTATGGTAGTTGTTAGTTATCACTTTTATGAGATTAcatacaaattaaaaattatttagaaattaCTTATAATTGCCTAATAAGTAACCTGATT
The Capsicum annuum cultivar UCD-10X-F1 chromosome 6, UCD10Xv1.1, whole genome shotgun sequence DNA segment above includes these coding regions:
- the LOC107874572 gene encoding NAC domain-containing protein 21/22, producing MDLREIGATLPPGFKFCPSDEELICHYLYNKIANEKGLVLNGSLVEIDLHTCEPWQLPEVAKLNSSEWYFFSFRDRKYATGFRANRATISGYWKATGKDRTVLDPRTRNIVGMRKTLVFYKNRAPNGIKTDWIMHEFRIQNPQVPLKEDWVLCRVFHKDKGHENNNNNCTNKLNSQNKYEAIVTCSNLSQSPLHVNQHSLHRDISYQNPPHDEISQNSNAIHHQLFELLVKDHHENTCLSQCGQGDDQCGLLFDMQMDFQEPYFQEEEIHSSLEDMRFDDENSAIFI